One part of the Arabidopsis thaliana chromosome 1 sequence genome encodes these proteins:
- the IGMT5 gene encoding O-methyltransferase family protein (O-methyltransferase family protein; FUNCTIONS IN: methyltransferase activity, O-methyltransferase activity, protein dimerization activity; LOCATED IN: cytosol; EXPRESSED IN: 19 plant structures; EXPRESSED DURING: 13 growth stages; CONTAINS InterPro DOMAIN/s: Winged helix-turn-helix transcription repressor DNA-binding (InterPro:IPR011991), Plant methyltransferase dimerisation (InterPro:IPR012967), O-methyltransferase, family 2 (InterPro:IPR001077), O-methyltransferase, COMT, eukaryota (InterPro:IPR016461); BEST Arabidopsis thaliana protein match is: O-methyltransferase family protein (TAIR:AT1G21100.1); Has 3410 Blast hits to 3406 proteins in 587 species: Archae - 1; Bacteria - 1002; Metazoa - 109; Fungi - 633; Plants - 1541; Viruses - 0; Other Eukaryotes - 124 (source: NCBI BLink).), whose protein sequence is MGHLIPQTGDEETELGLAAVRLANCAAFPMVFKAAIELGVIDTLYLAARDDVTGSSSFLTPSEIAIRLPTKPSNPEAPALLDRILRLLASYSMVKCQIIDGNRVYKAEPICRYFLKDNVDEELGTLASQLIVTLDTVFLNTWGELKNVVLEGGVAFGRANGGLKLFDYISKDERLSKLFNRTGFSVAVLKKILQVYSGFEGVNVLVDVGGGVGDTLGFVTSKYPNIKGINFDLTCALTQAPSYPNVEHVAGDMFVDVPKGDAILLKRILHDWTDEDCEKILKNCWKALPENGKVIVMEVVTPDEADNRDVISNIAFDMDLLMLTQLSGGKERSRAEYVAMAANSGFPRCNFVCSAYHLWVIELTKQA, encoded by the exons ATGGGACACCTAATTCCTCAAACCGGAGATGAAGAGACCGAGCTTGGTTTAGCTGCGGTTAGGCTAGCTAACTGTGCAGCCTTCCCAATGGTTTTCAAAGCTGCCATCGAGCTCGGTGTCATCGACACTCTCTACTTAGCTGCTCGTGATGACGTCACCGGATCCAGTTCCTTCCTCACACCTTCTGAGATAGCTATTAGGCTCCCCACAAAACCTAGTAACCCTGAAGCACCAGCTCTGTTGGATCGTATTCTTCGTTTACTTGCTAGCTACTCCATGGTCAAGTGCCAAATTATCGATGGTAACAGAGTCTACAAAGCAGAGCCGATTTGTCGATATTTCTTGAAAGATAATGTTGATGAAGAATTAGGAACACTTGCTTCTCAACTTATTGTCACTCTCGATACCGTCTTCCTCAATACATG GGGAGAATTAAAAAATGTGGTACTAGAAGGAGGAGTTGCATTTGGCCGTGCCAATGGTGGTTTGAAACTCTTTGACTATATTAGCAAAGATGAGAGATTAAGCAAACTCTTTAACCGGACCGGATTCTCTGTCGCGGTTTTGAAAAAGATCCTACAAGTTTATAGTGGTTTCGAAGGAGTTAATGTGTTGGTTGATGTAGGAGGTGGAGTTGGTGACACACTTGGTTTTGTTACTTCAAAGTATCCAAACATTAAGGGTATCAATTTTGATCTAACTTGTGCTTTAACACAAGCTCCTTCTTATCCTAATGTGGAACATGTAGCTGGAGACATGTTTGTTGATGTCCCAAAAGGTGATGCTATCCTCTTGAAA cgTATACTTCATGACTGGACTGATGAAGACTGTGAAAAGATTCTCAAGAATTGTTGGAAAGCATTACCTGAGAATGGGAAAGTGATTGTCATGGAAGTAGTTACTCCAGATGAAGCAGATAATCGTGATGTGATATCCAACATTGCTTTTGATATGGATCTGTTGATGCTCACTCAATTATCTGGAGGTAAAGAGAGGTCGCGGGCCGAGTATGTAGCTATGGCTGCTAACTCGGGTTTTCCGCGTTGCAACTTTGTATGCAGTGCATATCATTTGTGGGTCATTGAGTTAACGAAACAGGCTTAG